A single Sphingomonas sp. IW22 DNA region contains:
- a CDS encoding carbon-nitrogen hydrolase family protein, which translates to MSAFRIAVAAYPVERVKDFAAWEAKAEYWLAQAAASGAALAVFPEYAGMELTAIDPASVDDLHASIAALGDVAAAVDATHARLAAAHNLHILGPSLPLRGPDGRFRNLARLFAPNGRSGAQEKRVMTRFEREEWDIAGGDALSLFETALGPIGVAICYDIEFPLIARALAEAGATLILAPSATDSLHGYWRVRIGAQARALENQCYVAQAPVVGDAEWTPSLGTSHGAAGVFGPPDLGFPADGVVALGAIDVPGWTFATIDPAAVTRVRTEGAVFNHAHWAEQLPRGTATALPPVVRVDLR; encoded by the coding sequence GTGAGCGCATTCAGGATCGCGGTCGCCGCTTATCCCGTCGAACGGGTCAAGGATTTCGCCGCCTGGGAGGCCAAGGCCGAATATTGGCTGGCGCAGGCGGCGGCAAGCGGTGCCGCGCTGGCGGTCTTTCCCGAATATGCCGGAATGGAGCTGACCGCTATCGACCCGGCCAGCGTCGACGACCTGCACGCCTCCATCGCGGCGCTGGGCGATGTGGCGGCCGCCGTCGACGCGACCCACGCGCGGCTGGCGGCAGCGCATAATCTCCACATTCTTGGCCCCTCGCTTCCGCTGCGCGGCCCGGACGGTCGGTTTCGCAATCTGGCCCGGCTGTTCGCCCCCAATGGCCGGTCGGGCGCGCAGGAAAAGCGTGTGATGACCCGGTTCGAGCGGGAGGAATGGGACATTGCCGGCGGTGACGCGCTATCGCTGTTCGAAACCGCGTTGGGGCCGATCGGAGTGGCGATCTGCTATGACATCGAATTCCCCCTGATCGCACGCGCACTGGCAGAGGCTGGCGCGACGCTGATCCTGGCGCCGTCGGCAACCGACAGCCTGCACGGCTATTGGCGGGTCCGTATTGGCGCACAGGCGCGGGCGCTTGAGAATCAATGCTATGTCGCGCAGGCGCCGGTGGTGGGCGATGCCGAATGGACACCCTCGCTTGGCACCAGCCACGGCGCAGCGGGCGTTTTCGGGCCGCCAGATTTGGGCTTTCCCGCCGACGGCGTAGTCGCGCTGGGGGCGATAGACGTCCCCGGATGGACCTTTGCCACCATCGATCCCGCAGCTGTCACACGCGTGCGGACCGAAGGGGCAGTGTTCAACCACGCCCATTGGGCCGAACAATTGCCGCGCGGCACTGCGACGGCCCTGCCCCCCGTGGTGCGCGTCGACCTTCGCTGA
- the secE gene encoding preprotein translocase subunit SecE has protein sequence MAKTSPVEFMRQVRAETAKVAWPTRRETVMTAVMVVIMTTLLALFFLGVDTIFDSIVKFLLSLAQ, from the coding sequence GTGGCCAAGACGTCCCCAGTCGAGTTCATGCGCCAGGTGCGCGCCGAAACCGCCAAGGTCGCGTGGCCGACGCGCCGCGAAACGGTGATGACCGCCGTCATGGTCGTCATCATGACCACGCTGCTGGCGCTGTTCTTCCTCGGCGTCGACACGATCTTCGATTCGATCGTGAAGTTCCTCCTCTCCCTCGCGCAATAA
- the nusG gene encoding transcription termination/antitermination protein NusG has translation MARWYIIHAYSGFENKVRDSIMSEAARMGLEQLVEAIEVPTEQVTEVRRGKKVQAERKFMPGYVLAKLELNDDVYHLVKNTPKVTGFLGSSGKPQPVSDAEAARMLNSKDEAAAAPKQKIRVDFEIGDSVKVLDGPFASFNGLVEELDFDKAKVKVAVSIFGRATPVELDFEQVERSK, from the coding sequence ATGGCGCGCTGGTACATCATTCACGCCTATTCCGGTTTCGAGAACAAGGTCCGCGATTCGATCATGTCGGAAGCGGCTCGCATGGGTCTTGAGCAACTGGTCGAGGCGATCGAAGTCCCCACCGAACAGGTGACCGAAGTCCGTCGCGGCAAGAAGGTACAGGCCGAGCGCAAGTTCATGCCCGGCTATGTCCTCGCCAAGCTGGAACTGAACGACGACGTCTATCACCTCGTCAAGAACACGCCCAAGGTTACCGGCTTTCTGGGCTCGTCGGGCAAGCCGCAGCCGGTCAGCGATGCCGAAGCCGCCCGGATGCTGAATTCCAAGGACGAAGCCGCCGCCGCGCCCAAGCAGAAGATCCGCGTCGATTTCGAAATCGGCGATTCGGTCAAGGTGCTGGACGGTCCCTTCGCCAGCTTCAACGGCCTGGTGGAAGAGCTGGATTTCGACAAGGCGAAGGTCAAGGTCGCGGTGTCGATCTTTGGCCGCGCCACGCCGGTCGAACTCGACTTCGAACAGGTCGAACGCAGCAAGTAA
- the dcd gene encoding dCTP deaminase, with amino-acid sequence MMILSDHWIRDAAKAGMIEPFVEGQRREGCISYGLSSYGYDARVADEFKIFTNVDNALVDPKDFAANSFVDRKTDVCIIPPNSFALARTVEYFRVPRDVLVICLGKSTYARCGIIVNVTPLEPEWEGHVTLEFSNTTPLPAKIYANEGACQFLFLRGDQPCETSYADRAGKYMGQRGVTLPRL; translated from the coding sequence ATGATGATCCTGTCCGACCACTGGATTCGCGACGCGGCAAAGGCCGGCATGATCGAACCGTTTGTCGAAGGACAGCGGCGCGAAGGCTGCATCAGCTATGGCCTGTCCTCATATGGCTATGACGCGCGCGTCGCCGATGAGTTCAAGATTTTCACCAATGTCGACAATGCACTGGTCGATCCTAAGGATTTCGCAGCCAACAGCTTCGTCGATCGCAAGACCGACGTGTGCATCATTCCGCCCAACAGCTTCGCACTGGCGCGGACCGTGGAGTATTTCCGGGTGCCGCGCGACGTGCTGGTCATCTGCCTTGGCAAATCGACCTATGCGCGCTGTGGGATCATCGTGAACGTCACGCCGCTCGAACCCGAATGGGAGGGTCATGTGACGCTAGAATTTTCGAACACCACCCCCCTGCCGGCCAAAATCTACGCCAACGAAGGCGCGTGTCAGTTCCTGTTTCTGCGCGGCGATCAGCCCTGCGAGACGAGCTATGCCGATCGCGCCGGCAAATATATGGGTCAGCGCGGGGTGACGCTGCCCCGGCTGTAA
- a CDS encoding tetratricopeptide repeat protein: MQMFKAVIVAAMLGVPAVSAVAQDRNDPYAHDAIENGRFAEAETSLRAQLSLEPTKPELLINLAAIYARTNRMDAAQSLYNRALTAENVSLLLKPDVALNSHDIARRGLNKLDQQRMAAR, translated from the coding sequence ATGCAGATGTTCAAGGCAGTGATTGTCGCGGCGATGCTGGGCGTTCCGGCGGTGTCGGCCGTGGCACAGGACCGGAATGATCCTTATGCGCACGACGCGATCGAGAATGGGCGCTTTGCAGAGGCCGAAACGTCGTTGCGCGCGCAGCTTTCGCTTGAGCCGACCAAGCCGGAACTGCTGATCAACCTCGCGGCGATCTATGCGCGCACCAACCGCATGGACGCAGCGCAGAGCCTGTATAACCGCGCGCTGACCGCGGAGAATGTCTCGCTGCTGTTGAAGCCCGACGTGGCGCTCAATTCGCACGACATCGCGCGTCGCGGGCTGAACAAGCTCGACCAGCAGCGCATGGCCGCACGCTGA
- a CDS encoding ExbD/TolR family protein: MAMSGGREDGEPMGEMNTTPLIDVMLVLLIMFIITIPIQTHAVKVDLPQDSASTNQPQVDPVKNKIVIAADGTLAWNGAPVNEVTLTQYLDQTTQMNPEPELHFQPNSMARYDRVDEVLAIVKRANVTKLGFIGNEQYREF; this comes from the coding sequence ATGGCAATGAGCGGTGGCCGCGAAGACGGCGAACCGATGGGCGAAATGAACACGACGCCGTTGATCGACGTCATGCTCGTGCTGCTCATCATGTTCATCATCACCATCCCCATCCAGACGCACGCGGTGAAGGTCGACCTGCCTCAGGATTCGGCAAGCACCAATCAGCCGCAGGTCGATCCGGTCAAGAACAAGATCGTGATCGCGGCTGACGGCACGCTGGCATGGAATGGGGCGCCGGTGAATGAAGTGACGCTGACCCAGTATCTGGATCAGACGACGCAGATGAACCCGGAACCGGAACTGCATTTCCAGCCCAACTCGATGGCGCGTTATGATCGTGTCGACGAAGTGCTGGCGATCGTGAAGCGTGCCAATGTGACCAAGCTTGGTTTCATCGGGAACGAGCAGTACCGCGAATTCTGA
- a CDS encoding ExbD/TolR family protein → MAMSVGGGGDERPMSDINTTPLVDVMLVLLIIFLIAVPVVLQSVDVELPKVEFEPTTTKPENINLAVRGAPDGSCEVYWNLTRVNSQELLDRAVDNLKGVVARLGNNVTPDDIPEVHIRGDVNTPYKCIGGTVYQMQQAGFIKVGFISEPPAGTGGRRA, encoded by the coding sequence ATGGCGATGAGCGTAGGCGGCGGCGGTGACGAACGGCCGATGTCGGACATCAACACCACGCCGCTGGTGGACGTGATGCTGGTGCTCCTCATCATCTTCCTGATCGCAGTGCCCGTAGTGCTGCAGTCGGTCGATGTGGAGTTGCCGAAGGTCGAGTTCGAGCCGACCACGACGAAGCCCGAAAACATCAACCTGGCGGTGCGCGGCGCACCCGACGGCTCTTGCGAGGTTTACTGGAACCTGACCCGCGTCAACAGCCAGGAGCTGCTCGACCGGGCCGTGGACAACCTCAAGGGTGTTGTCGCCCGTCTGGGCAACAACGTGACCCCTGATGACATTCCTGAAGTGCATATTCGCGGTGACGTGAACACGCCTTACAAGTGCATCGGCGGCACCGTCTATCAGATGCAGCAGGCAGGCTTCATCAAGGTCGGCTTCATTTCGGAACCGCCCGCGGGCACCGGCGGTCGCCGCGCTTGA
- a CDS encoding MotA/TolQ/ExbB proton channel family protein translates to MLTTILAAAPAAEGENPYGLMAALEQGGIIAQGTFAIMVIMSVASFYILFTKLFEQQKIMNQAKRVRAEFWRSTSLREGAAKLEKNSAYRQLVDDGLEAQAQHSKLTDPVEAHDWLHGSLARSEAAINSKLGGGLAFLATVGATAPFIGLFGTVIGIYRALVKIGMSGQASIDAVAGPVGEALIMTALGLAVAVPAVLAYNWLQRRNKAIAEDLSAFSTNVLGYLASNGAVRPTAAAAAAASTAKPAAAAAKPSATAGQVGGAQTRG, encoded by the coding sequence ATGCTCACCACCATCCTTGCCGCCGCACCCGCGGCTGAAGGCGAAAACCCCTATGGCCTGATGGCCGCGCTGGAACAGGGCGGCATCATCGCCCAGGGTACCTTCGCGATCATGGTCATCATGTCGGTCGCTTCGTTCTACATCCTGTTCACCAAGCTGTTCGAACAGCAGAAGATCATGAACCAGGCGAAGCGCGTCCGCGCCGAGTTCTGGCGTTCGACCAGCCTGCGCGAAGGTGCAGCGAAGCTGGAAAAGAACTCGGCTTATCGTCAGCTGGTTGACGATGGTCTGGAAGCACAGGCCCAGCACTCAAAGCTGACCGATCCGGTCGAAGCGCATGACTGGCTGCACGGCTCGCTCGCGCGTTCGGAAGCCGCGATCAACTCGAAGCTGGGCGGTGGTCTGGCGTTCCTCGCGACCGTCGGCGCAACCGCACCGTTCATCGGTCTGTTCGGTACCGTTATCGGTATCTACCGCGCGCTGGTGAAGATCGGCATGTCGGGTCAGGCGTCGATCGACGCGGTTGCCGGTCCGGTCGGTGAAGCACTGATCATGACCGCACTGGGTCTGGCCGTCGCCGTGCCTGCGGTGCTTGCCTATAACTGGCTGCAGCGTCGCAACAAGGCGATCGCAGAGGACCTGTCGGCTTTCTCGACCAACGTCCTCGGCTACCTCGCTTCGAACGGCGCGGTGCGTCCGACGGCTGCCGCTGCTGCTGCTGCTTCGACGGCAAAGCCGGCCGCTGCTGCTGCCAAGCCTTCGGCAACTGCCGGTCAGGTTGGCGGCGCGCAGACCCGCGGCTAA
- a CDS encoding energy transducer TonB gives MAYADQKAGSGRIIAIVVVVAIHAVLGYAFMTGLAFQYVKQVQEKMSTFDVVEEPPPPPEEPPPPPPEQPTTPPPVVTPPPIVKTTPPPVQVQAVRTPPPVYVEVPVAAPPAPPAPVAPPAPPAPVVNKAAGARGNPADWITQDDYPPSAIRAEEQGTTAISWTINTSGRVENCTVTASSGSRALDDAACRAITRRGRYTPAQDQNGNPISTKQSRRVVWRLPE, from the coding sequence ATGGCCTATGCTGACCAAAAAGCAGGCTCTGGCCGGATCATCGCGATCGTTGTCGTCGTGGCGATTCACGCGGTCCTGGGCTATGCCTTCATGACCGGCTTGGCATTTCAATATGTCAAGCAGGTCCAGGAAAAGATGAGTACGTTCGACGTGGTAGAGGAGCCGCCGCCCCCGCCTGAGGAGCCGCCGCCCCCGCCGCCGGAACAGCCTACGACCCCGCCGCCGGTCGTGACCCCGCCGCCGATCGTCAAGACCACGCCGCCGCCGGTTCAGGTCCAGGCGGTACGGACGCCGCCTCCGGTGTATGTGGAAGTGCCGGTCGCAGCACCGCCCGCACCTCCCGCGCCCGTGGCGCCGCCCGCGCCGCCCGCGCCGGTCGTGAACAAGGCCGCAGGCGCTCGGGGCAACCCGGCCGACTGGATTACGCAGGACGACTATCCGCCCAGCGCGATCCGTGCGGAAGAGCAGGGGACCACCGCCATCAGCTGGACGATCAATACCAGCGGGCGCGTCGAAAACTGCACCGTGACCGCATCCAGCGGCTCGCGAGCATTGGATGACGCGGCTTGCCGGGCGATCACCCGTCGCGGGCGCTACACGCCTGCGCAGGACCAGAATGGCAACCCGATCTCGACCAAGCAGTCGCGCCGTGTCGTTTGGCGCCTTCCCGAATAG
- a CDS encoding SDR family oxidoreductase, whose protein sequence is MTARPLALVTGSCRRLGAHIAAALGEAGYDLALHASRTPVPEPWLIQRLDAAGAAYRTLDCDLDDLDAADALVGRTAAAFGRPVALLVNNASRFQVEEQGLPGGLALIDHFRVNAAAPVVLARALANELGDGGEGAVVNILDQRIAHPPADQLAYTLSKQALAEATRTLARVLAPQVRVNAVAPGLTIPTDDYGEAQLARLAASMPLGRLSRPQDVAAAVVHLAQARASTGQTLFVDGGAGLHDFARDFLHLERD, encoded by the coding sequence ATGACGGCCCGCCCCCTTGCCCTCGTCACCGGAAGCTGTCGGCGGCTGGGCGCGCATATCGCGGCGGCGCTGGGCGAGGCGGGTTATGACCTTGCCCTGCATGCCAGCCGCACGCCTGTGCCTGAGCCGTGGCTGATCCAGCGGCTGGACGCGGCGGGTGCAGCGTATCGCACGCTGGACTGCGACCTTGATGACCTGGATGCCGCCGACGCGCTGGTCGGCCGTACCGCCGCAGCATTTGGGCGGCCCGTGGCACTGCTGGTCAACAACGCGTCGCGCTTTCAGGTGGAGGAACAGGGTCTGCCCGGCGGGCTGGCGCTGATCGACCATTTTCGCGTCAATGCCGCCGCACCGGTCGTGTTGGCCCGCGCGCTGGCAAACGAGCTGGGCGACGGCGGGGAGGGGGCGGTGGTCAACATCCTCGACCAGCGGATCGCGCACCCGCCCGCCGACCAGCTCGCTTACACCCTGTCGAAACAGGCGCTGGCGGAAGCGACGCGGACGCTGGCCCGTGTGCTGGCGCCGCAGGTGCGGGTCAATGCCGTGGCGCCGGGCCTCACCATTCCGACCGACGATTACGGCGAGGCGCAGCTGGCGCGGCTGGCGGCGTCGATGCCGCTCGGGCGCCTGTCACGGCCACAGGATGTCGCCGCCGCCGTCGTCCATCTGGCGCAGGCGCGCGCCAGCACCGGCCAGACACTGTTCGTGGATGGCGGCGCGGGCCTGCACGATTTTGCCCGCGATTTCCTCCACCTCGAACGGGATTAG
- a CDS encoding dihydroneopterin aldolase produces the protein MSDSLKLQVRDLKVDVLTGVYSEETHLPQPLLISITVDLAMAEHFAPDTPLSASKSYLDLKAAATDLPAGVHFTLIEAVADHIADTLFIGDERVLRVEVEIVKLAIAEADERIGITMVRHRR, from the coding sequence TTGTCCGACAGCCTCAAGCTCCAGGTGCGCGATCTGAAGGTCGACGTGCTGACCGGCGTCTATTCCGAAGAGACGCATCTGCCGCAGCCGCTTTTGATCTCGATCACCGTCGATCTGGCGATGGCCGAGCATTTCGCGCCCGACACGCCGCTGTCGGCGTCGAAAAGCTATCTCGATCTGAAGGCCGCGGCGACCGACCTGCCGGCGGGCGTGCATTTCACGCTGATCGAGGCAGTTGCCGATCATATCGCCGACACCTTGTTCATCGGGGACGAGCGGGTGCTGCGCGTCGAGGTGGAAATCGTGAAGCTCGCCATTGCCGAGGCGGATGAGCGGATCGGCATCACCATGGTGCGCCACCGCCGATGA
- a CDS encoding glutathione S-transferase family protein yields the protein MRLYDSPTAPSPRRVRIFAAEKGIALDRVEIDLRTGEHLREPFLSINPQGAVPVLETDDGARLTESAAICRYLEALQPEPSLFGTSAIDIGRIEQWTRRVEGEGYGAAVYFFRNSVKAFAGRGLVGAAPSVPQLPELVERGQVMWDAFMADLDARLAEREWIATDRYSYADITALVAIDFGVRAKLAVPDDAANVRRWHAAASARPSASA from the coding sequence ATGCGCCTTTACGATTCGCCGACGGCGCCCAGCCCACGCCGGGTCCGCATCTTCGCCGCTGAAAAGGGAATTGCGCTCGACCGGGTGGAGATCGACCTTCGCACCGGGGAGCATCTGCGCGAGCCGTTCCTGTCGATCAATCCGCAGGGCGCGGTGCCGGTGCTGGAAACCGATGACGGAGCGCGGCTGACCGAATCGGCGGCGATCTGTCGCTATCTGGAGGCTTTGCAGCCCGAACCCTCGCTGTTCGGGACCAGCGCGATCGACATCGGCCGCATCGAACAATGGACCCGGCGTGTCGAGGGCGAGGGTTACGGCGCAGCGGTCTATTTCTTTCGCAACAGCGTAAAGGCCTTTGCCGGACGCGGGCTGGTCGGCGCGGCGCCGTCGGTGCCGCAGCTGCCCGAACTGGTGGAGCGGGGACAGGTGATGTGGGACGCGTTCATGGCCGATCTGGACGCGCGTCTGGCTGAACGCGAATGGATCGCGACCGACCGATACAGCTATGCCGACATCACTGCGCTGGTCGCGATCGACTTTGGCGTTCGCGCAAAGCTCGCCGTGCCCGATGATGCCGCGAACGTCAGGCGCTGGCACGCGGCGGCGAGCGCGCGGCCCAGCGCTAGCGCCTGA